From one Paenibacillus sp. FSL K6-1330 genomic stretch:
- a CDS encoding YtxH domain-containing protein — MKEKSKGLLWGVLIGSVAGSVTALLLAPKSGKELRNDIADGARGIGSKVQEAAEKVGEQGVNLIGIMTDRAENVISDIQSWRNRQESWMADEEIAQVSAFDEDFEEEVYVSTAAEVKVND; from the coding sequence ATGAAAGAGAAGAGCAAAGGGCTCCTCTGGGGAGTATTGATCGGCAGTGTTGCAGGTTCTGTTACCGCACTTCTTCTGGCTCCAAAATCCGGCAAAGAGCTTCGGAATGACATTGCCGACGGCGCCCGCGGCATCGGCAGCAAGGTGCAGGAGGCAGCAGAGAAGGTAGGAGAGCAGGGCGTTAACCTGATCGGCATTATGACGGATCGGGCAGAGAATGTGATCTCCGACATTCAGTCCTGGCGCAACCGGCAAGAAAGCTGGATGGCAGATGAGGAAATTGCGCAGGTCTCCGCGTTTGACGAGGATTTTGAAGAAGAGGTTTATGTGTCCACTGCTGCCGAAGTGAAGGTCAACGATTAA
- a CDS encoding DUF948 domain-containing protein produces MTEWSALAAAIGIVLIAVAAVIMMLSVKKLIGRAETTLGRLEEDSSRLSQEASQVLEQASVSLEMIQRQLAASEAIAASMSDAASAVAKTADAVHAVGKKASITAIEHLERARLDNERQIGEVFRWVDAGMTLWHSWNKYTSKSDEGQAK; encoded by the coding sequence ATGACAGAATGGAGTGCGCTGGCCGCTGCTATCGGCATCGTTCTGATCGCGGTTGCGGCGGTGATCATGATGCTGTCGGTTAAAAAGCTGATCGGGCGGGCCGAGACCACGCTGGGCAGGCTTGAGGAAGACAGTAGCCGATTGAGTCAAGAAGCCTCGCAGGTGCTGGAGCAGGCATCGGTCTCGTTAGAGATGATTCAGCGTCAGCTGGCAGCGAGCGAAGCTATTGCCGCTTCCATGTCCGATGCTGCGTCAGCGGTAGCCAAGACGGCCGATGCGGTTCATGCTGTAGGGAAAAAAGCTTCCATAACTGCCATTGAGCATCTGGAACGTGCTCGCCTCGATAATGAACGGCAGATCGGGGAGGTGTTCCGGTGGGTTGATGCCGGAATGACGCTTTGGCATTCATGGAACAAATACACCTCCAAGTCCGACGAAGGGCAAGCCAAATAG
- a CDS encoding HepT-like ribonuclease domain-containing protein — MYYVNQEQIERRLSAIPEIAEGLRAAAQSWDGGLVLGLVQERALHLAIEVVTDVGSYLIDGFIMRDASSYEDIMDINHEEKVFPEEVHKVLLELVRLRKPLVQDYYDWDRHALHSLTTILPDVLEQFAGNVREYLKNEMY, encoded by the coding sequence GTGTATTATGTGAATCAAGAACAAATTGAACGGCGTCTGAGCGCGATTCCCGAAATCGCGGAAGGATTGCGTGCTGCGGCACAATCATGGGACGGAGGCCTGGTGCTGGGCTTGGTTCAGGAGCGTGCGCTTCATCTGGCGATCGAAGTCGTAACGGATGTCGGCAGCTACTTGATTGACGGATTTATTATGCGGGATGCCAGCAGTTATGAAGATATCATGGATATTAATCATGAGGAAAAGGTGTTCCCTGAAGAGGTTCATAAGGTGCTGCTGGAGCTGGTTCGATTGCGTAAACCGCTCGTGCAGGACTACTATGATTGGGACAGGCATGCGCTTCATTCTTTAACCACGATTTTGCCTGATGTGCTGGAGCAGTTTGCGGGAAATGTCCGTGAGTATTTAAAGAACGAGATGTACTGA
- a CDS encoding Dabb family protein, with protein MIKHIVFFKLKDSSAENIEKTVQVLRDMDGKIPMLRSLEAGADVIRSERSYDLALIVEVDNLEDLQAYAVHPVHQEVIQYINTVKDHTLSVDFEV; from the coding sequence ATGATTAAACATATTGTTTTTTTCAAATTGAAGGATTCATCCGCCGAGAATATTGAGAAGACGGTGCAGGTGCTGCGTGATATGGATGGCAAGATTCCGATGCTAAGATCCCTTGAGGCGGGTGCCGATGTTATTCGCTCCGAGCGCTCTTATGATTTGGCTTTGATCGTTGAAGTGGACAATCTTGAAGATTTACAAGCATATGCCGTTCATCCTGTTCACCAGGAAGTGATCCAATACATCAATACGGTGAAAGATCATACGCTTAGCGTTGATTTTGAAGTGTAG
- a CDS encoding NAD(P)/FAD-dependent oxidoreductase: MSKYDVIVVGAGPAGIFACYELTLKSPGSKVLLVDKGHDIYRRSCPILEEKIKLCPPAVGRKEFAGCLPACSITAGFGGAGAYSDGKFNITTEFGGWMTDYLPGSKVMELIQYVDAINLEHGATPAITDPTTHAIRDIEHRGYAAGLKLLRAQVRHLGTEQNLEILKSIYEYLKTRIDMAFRAEVEDIVTVKEDGTHRITGITMKGGEVHEANLVMVAPGRDGSAWLTGILKKRRLKMHNNQVDVGVRVETSDVVMREINEHLYEGKFIFNTSVGTRVRTFCSNPSGHVVVENHSGVMAANGHSYKDPALGSANTNFALLVSHKFTEPFDKPNEYAREICKRANDLSSGGVIVQKYGDVLRGRRSTEGRIREGFLEPTLKEAVPGDLGLVLPYNTMKSLIEMVEALDKVTPGIASEHTLFYGVEAKFYSARPKLSESFETEIKGLYCGGDGAGITRGLAQAGAAGVWIAQNMLNQLGS; this comes from the coding sequence ATGAGCAAATATGATGTTATCGTTGTTGGTGCCGGTCCGGCTGGCATTTTCGCTTGTTATGAACTGACATTGAAGTCACCAGGAAGCAAGGTGCTGCTGGTTGACAAGGGACATGATATTTACCGGAGAAGCTGCCCGATCCTGGAAGAGAAGATTAAGCTCTGTCCACCGGCAGTAGGACGCAAGGAATTTGCCGGTTGTTTGCCGGCTTGTTCGATTACAGCCGGGTTTGGTGGGGCGGGAGCATACAGCGACGGCAAATTCAACATCACCACGGAGTTTGGCGGCTGGATGACCGATTATTTGCCTGGCTCCAAAGTCATGGAGCTCATCCAATATGTCGACGCCATCAATCTGGAGCATGGAGCGACACCTGCCATTACGGACCCGACAACCCATGCGATTCGGGATATTGAACACCGTGGATACGCAGCGGGCCTGAAGCTGCTTCGCGCTCAGGTAAGACATCTTGGAACTGAGCAGAATTTGGAGATTCTAAAGTCGATATATGAATATTTGAAGACAAGAATTGATATGGCTTTCCGGGCGGAAGTCGAGGACATTGTCACCGTCAAAGAAGACGGAACCCACCGTATTACCGGTATCACAATGAAAGGCGGGGAGGTCCATGAGGCGAATTTAGTGATGGTTGCCCCTGGGCGTGACGGCTCAGCCTGGTTGACCGGTATATTAAAAAAACGCAGATTGAAAATGCATAATAACCAAGTGGACGTGGGCGTTCGGGTGGAAACCTCGGATGTGGTCATGCGCGAGATCAATGAGCATTTGTATGAAGGCAAATTCATCTTTAACACCTCGGTTGGAACCCGGGTGCGTACGTTCTGCAGCAATCCTTCCGGTCATGTTGTGGTTGAGAACCATAGTGGAGTTATGGCAGCCAATGGCCATTCCTACAAAGATCCGGCTTTGGGATCAGCCAATACGAACTTTGCGCTGCTCGTATCCCATAAGTTTACGGAGCCGTTTGACAAGCCTAACGAATATGCGCGTGAAATATGCAAGCGGGCTAACGATCTATCCAGCGGCGGGGTCATTGTACAGAAATACGGTGACGTGCTCCGCGGCCGGAGATCCACCGAAGGCCGAATTCGTGAAGGGTTTCTGGAGCCGACGCTGAAGGAAGCGGTTCCTGGAGATCTTGGCTTGGTGCTGCCGTACAACACTATGAAAAGCCTGATCGAGATGGTCGAAGCGCTTGATAAAGTCACGCCGGGGATTGCGTCAGAGCACACGCTGTTCTACGGGGTGGAGGCCAAGTTCTACTCCGCAAGACCGAAGCTGTCGGAGTCTTTCGAGACGGAAATCAAGGGTCTTTATTGTGGCGGGGATGGTGCCGGAATTACCAGGGGTCTTGCTCAGGCAGGAGCCGCCGGCGTCTGGATTGCCCAGAACATGCTGAACCAATTAGGGTCGTGA
- a CDS encoding helix-turn-helix transcriptional regulator — translation MPTKLQQEKHSIEAWSLINRKYLGKGVRVKRFRRPTRCQIRNRVLLAVLMANDIKLSQLAEELGVSSRSVSAWVYEGRVPGKNNLEKACDYLGYPRHILFREELLDKSPLICQPAPSRFMKRTLTRSPVSNRILTGLCMVHDLSVSDVSRWIGVHPGTFRKWLHQGTVPSPAFQEKAEQFFRIPKSVLFADCALKQNS, via the coding sequence ATGCCTACAAAACTGCAGCAAGAAAAACACTCCATTGAGGCGTGGTCCCTGATCAATCGTAAATATTTGGGGAAAGGTGTGCGAGTCAAGCGCTTTCGCCGGCCGACCCGCTGCCAAATTCGCAACCGCGTCCTACTAGCCGTACTTATGGCCAACGATATCAAGTTGTCGCAATTGGCCGAGGAACTGGGAGTATCCTCCCGTAGTGTCAGCGCCTGGGTATATGAGGGACGCGTTCCCGGAAAAAACAACCTGGAGAAGGCTTGTGACTACTTGGGTTATCCCCGCCACATACTCTTCAGAGAGGAACTGCTGGACAAGTCACCTTTAATCTGTCAGCCGGCACCTTCCCGCTTCATGAAACGCACCCTGACACGCTCACCGGTTAGCAACCGGATTCTGACAGGTCTGTGCATGGTTCATGATTTGTCGGTAAGCGATGTAAGCCGCTGGATCGGCGTGCATCCTGGCACATTCCGCAAATGGCTGCACCAGGGCACCGTACCATCCCCAGCGTTCCAGGAAAAAGCGGAGCAGTTCTTCCGTATCCCTAAATCTGTTCTATTCGCAGATTGCGCATTAAAGCAAAATTCCTAA
- a CDS encoding glutamine amidotransferase, with protein sequence MKILFVGESWVVHMIHTKGYDSFTSTKYEEGATYLLSCLRQEGIDVTYMPAHEVQVRFPQSLEELKAYDAIVLSDVGANTFLLQNPTFYQMQIIPNALELMKQYVAEGGGLLMVGGYLTFMGIEGKANYRNTILADVLPVVMMDKDDRVEMPSGFSPVVSQPHPLVNDLGEWPRLLGYNKLSAKPGAEELLSHEGDAILTVGTYGAGKTAAFASDCSPHWGSLEFMNWEHYSAFWSKLIKYLN encoded by the coding sequence ATGAAAATCTTATTTGTTGGCGAATCTTGGGTTGTGCATATGATTCATACGAAAGGTTATGACAGCTTTACCTCGACCAAGTACGAGGAGGGAGCAACCTATTTGCTCTCCTGTCTGCGTCAGGAGGGAATTGACGTCACCTATATGCCTGCGCATGAAGTACAGGTGCGCTTCCCTCAATCGTTGGAAGAGCTAAAGGCCTATGATGCGATTGTACTTAGTGACGTAGGGGCCAACACATTCCTGCTCCAAAATCCAACCTTCTATCAAATGCAAATCATTCCGAACGCCCTTGAGCTAATGAAGCAGTATGTCGCTGAAGGGGGCGGCTTGCTGATGGTTGGCGGTTACCTGACCTTCATGGGAATCGAAGGAAAAGCCAATTATAGAAATACGATATTGGCCGATGTGCTGCCGGTAGTCATGATGGACAAAGATGATCGGGTAGAGATGCCGAGCGGCTTCTCGCCTGTCGTATCGCAGCCGCATCCACTGGTAAATGATTTGGGGGAATGGCCTAGGCTGCTGGGTTATAATAAACTGTCAGCCAAGCCGGGGGCAGAGGAATTGCTAAGCCATGAAGGCGATGCCATTCTGACGGTTGGAACCTACGGAGCCGGCAAGACGGCAGCCTTTGCAAGCGATTGTTCGCCGCACTGGGGATCGTTGGAGTTTATGAACTGGGAGCACTATTCGGCCTTTTGGTCCAAGCTTATCAAGTATTTGAATTAG
- a CDS encoding ArgE/DapE family deacylase: protein MNQEQRVMDWIENHQDEIIQFLQQLIQIPSVNPWFFEEPGPSKEKDLQQFIAGKLEKLGADIEIWEPVADELKQYEGMAGYYAGRDFTGRPNLAATFGKGTEGKSLLLFGHIDVVMAGSKWTVDPFEGKVIDGKMYGRGTVDMKGGVAAMIMAVEAILRSGFKLKGPVVVGTVVDEEAGGMGALDFIHHGYRADACILTEPTSLTIAPLCRGILWGKIKIQGRSGHIEMPQADWQDGGAVDAIKKARYILEHLDRLNEQWAVSKTHPYLAIPCQVHVAQLNAGEYPTSFANEAEIVFNAQYLPSERDEKLVGGNVKKELTDFLREVSESDPWLREHMPEIEWLVDADCAETDVSHPFVQTCVQSLKAIGEEGKIEGLGFHTDMGWPVNVGIPTVNFGPGDPSLAHHSDEFTPVDEVIQAVKMIAKTIVDWCEIAEA, encoded by the coding sequence ATGAACCAAGAACAAAGAGTGATGGATTGGATCGAGAATCATCAAGATGAAATTATTCAATTTTTACAGCAGCTTATTCAAATTCCGAGCGTGAACCCCTGGTTCTTCGAGGAGCCAGGGCCATCGAAAGAGAAGGACCTGCAACAATTTATTGCCGGCAAGCTGGAGAAACTGGGTGCGGACATCGAGATTTGGGAGCCCGTCGCTGATGAACTGAAGCAATATGAAGGCATGGCGGGCTATTATGCGGGAAGAGATTTTACGGGCAGACCCAATCTGGCGGCTACGTTTGGCAAAGGAACGGAAGGCAAGTCCTTGCTCTTATTTGGCCATATTGATGTCGTCATGGCAGGCTCAAAGTGGACGGTCGATCCGTTCGAGGGCAAAGTGATTGACGGGAAGATGTACGGCCGCGGCACCGTTGATATGAAGGGCGGAGTCGCAGCCATGATTATGGCCGTCGAAGCTATTCTTCGCAGCGGGTTTAAGCTTAAAGGTCCGGTTGTTGTCGGCACGGTCGTCGATGAAGAAGCGGGAGGCATGGGGGCGCTTGATTTCATCCACCATGGATATCGAGCAGATGCATGCATTTTGACAGAACCGACCTCGCTAACGATCGCCCCGCTGTGCCGTGGGATTTTATGGGGGAAGATCAAAATCCAAGGCCGCAGCGGTCATATTGAGATGCCGCAAGCGGATTGGCAGGACGGCGGCGCGGTGGATGCGATTAAGAAAGCGAGATATATTCTGGAGCATTTGGACCGCTTGAATGAGCAATGGGCTGTCAGCAAGACTCATCCCTACTTGGCGATCCCTTGTCAGGTGCATGTCGCGCAATTAAACGCTGGGGAATATCCGACCTCCTTCGCGAATGAGGCGGAAATCGTATTTAACGCGCAATACTTGCCATCGGAGCGTGACGAGAAGCTTGTAGGCGGCAACGTAAAGAAGGAATTGACGGACTTTCTGCGCGAGGTATCGGAATCAGATCCTTGGCTGCGTGAGCATATGCCGGAAATCGAATGGCTGGTGGATGCCGATTGTGCAGAAACGGATGTGTCTCATCCCTTTGTTCAGACTTGTGTACAATCCTTGAAGGCTATTGGAGAGGAAGGGAAGATCGAAGGATTGGGCTTCCATACCGATATGGGCTGGCCGGTGAACGTCGGCATTCCGACCGTTAACTTTGGACCAGGCGACCCAAGCCTTGCCCATCATAGCGACGAATTTACACCTGTCGATGAAGTGATTCAAGCGGTCAAGATGATTGCCAAAACGATTGTGGACTGGTGTGAAATCGCGGAAGCGTAA
- a CDS encoding ureidoglycolate lyase, producing the protein MEYKVQIEDLTEEAFAPYGKVVDVPAIDPSKSGDGWDCWSYVQMLDVWEPIGFGLVITKRREFVVTAMERHVSREELLLTFDREIVQPVALCMDIDNPDESPDASTVKCFRIKPGQAIVIHRGVWHSPAYPAADDARYMFGIEKKKDKFGDEMINPWVDFMNGSTVRFE; encoded by the coding sequence ATGGAGTATAAGGTGCAGATAGAAGATTTAACGGAGGAGGCTTTTGCTCCCTATGGCAAAGTGGTGGATGTGCCGGCGATTGACCCTTCCAAATCCGGTGACGGGTGGGATTGCTGGAGCTATGTTCAAATGCTGGACGTATGGGAGCCCATCGGATTTGGCCTTGTGATCACCAAGCGACGTGAATTTGTCGTCACGGCTATGGAGAGGCATGTCAGTCGTGAAGAGCTTCTGCTTACCTTTGATCGTGAGATTGTGCAGCCTGTAGCATTGTGCATGGATATTGACAATCCGGATGAAAGCCCTGATGCTTCCACCGTCAAGTGCTTCCGAATCAAGCCCGGACAAGCTATCGTCATCCATCGGGGGGTCTGGCATAGCCCGGCCTACCCGGCTGCGGACGACGCCCGTTATATGTTCGGCATCGAGAAGAAAAAGGATAAATTCGGGGATGAGATGATCAATCCGTGGGTTGATTTTATGAACGGAAGCACTGTTCGATTCGAATAA
- a CDS encoding autoinducer 2 ABC transporter substrate-binding protein, translated as MKKLALTLLTGVLALNLAACGSTSGNQTDNGGKTNQGASGSRTYFMNPKSIGPAYWAAAEKGAKKAEADLKVKVLFNAPTEADSSKQINMIQDMLTRKVSGIGVSPNDAKAVGPVFKKAAGQGVNIVTWDSDAPDTDRQYYVAPATDQEIGELLAKTIGEEIGGKGQVAFMVAGLGSQNQIAKSNAAKAYFAANYPEIEVVTTVASDDDQQKAYANAQNLLQTYPDLKGIIGFAGGEPPAAAEVVEQAVKAGTLEKNQVAITGIAVPSVVKNYIKNGTIKTDIIWDPGKLAYVTVYIMDQLAQGKEIKDGMEIPTIGTVKVDGQSVFIGTLEVTNDNVDSFDF; from the coding sequence ATGAAAAAGCTGGCATTGACGTTACTGACGGGCGTATTGGCTTTGAATTTGGCAGCATGCGGAAGTACAAGCGGGAATCAAACGGATAACGGAGGCAAAACGAACCAGGGAGCTTCGGGATCCAGAACTTACTTTATGAATCCAAAGTCCATCGGCCCTGCTTATTGGGCGGCGGCTGAGAAGGGCGCGAAGAAGGCGGAGGCCGATTTGAAGGTAAAGGTTCTGTTCAATGCGCCGACAGAGGCGGATTCCTCCAAGCAAATTAATATGATTCAGGATATGCTGACCCGCAAAGTAAGCGGCATCGGCGTATCGCCCAATGATGCGAAAGCGGTAGGCCCTGTGTTCAAGAAGGCGGCAGGCCAAGGCGTCAATATTGTGACCTGGGACAGTGACGCGCCGGATACAGACCGCCAATATTATGTAGCTCCGGCTACAGACCAAGAAATCGGGGAGCTTCTGGCCAAAACGATCGGAGAGGAAATCGGCGGCAAAGGACAGGTCGCGTTCATGGTAGCCGGTCTGGGCTCGCAAAACCAGATTGCCAAATCCAATGCGGCTAAAGCTTATTTTGCAGCCAACTATCCGGAGATTGAGGTCGTAACGACTGTCGCGAGCGACGACGATCAACAGAAGGCGTATGCCAATGCGCAAAACCTGCTTCAAACCTACCCTGATCTGAAAGGCATAATCGGATTTGCAGGCGGCGAACCTCCTGCAGCCGCGGAGGTCGTGGAGCAAGCTGTAAAGGCAGGCACTTTGGAGAAGAACCAAGTGGCCATTACAGGCATTGCCGTGCCGAGCGTCGTGAAAAATTACATCAAGAACGGCACGATCAAAACAGATATTATTTGGGATCCGGGCAAGCTGGCTTACGTAACGGTCTATATTATGGATCAACTGGCTCAAGGCAAGGAAATCAAAGACGGCATGGAGATTCCGACGATTGGAACAGTGAAGGTAGACGGACAAAGCGTCTTTATTGGCACGCTTGAAGTCACGAACGATAATGTGGACAGTTTTGATTTCTAA